One part of the Acidobacteriota bacterium genome encodes these proteins:
- a CDS encoding efflux RND transporter periplasmic adaptor subunit, producing the protein MAVGFLALAGGLLWFWLRPPQVTVTEISERRLTPSIQGIGTVESKIVVNIASKIPGRLISIDVDQGDTVSNGQVLATLEDSELRAEMERAESTLQRSRSTAEVRRAEIQRALSAVEVQRASVQRIMTNREVPRASLRRAKSAVTSFDSTISKLRTLRLQAQNNANRWQKLYQSGDVSKMELEERLTQQKAADDDVKNAEAQRNTALEDVKNIEAQINTVGEDVKQAQAQLKVANDDVATLRTGLKVIEQDISVAEAALASADARKSEGVIVSQISGYVVSRELEPGAVVNPGTPILKIADPTTIWATVFIDESNSNSFEVGDLAEITLRSMQTGNVQGRVTRIQRESDRVTEQIAVDISFERIPEHIRLGEQLEAIIRPKTRTLKVIPASALIRSKEGIGVWLVIENRLQFRKIQTGMVDASGWAEVISGLDSGDKVVVSPGKLSDLSNEGRRVSSAAEESKEEPQVKQ; encoded by the coding sequence TTGGCAGTAGGATTTTTGGCTCTGGCCGGGGGGCTTTTGTGGTTTTGGCTGCGCCCGCCACAAGTTACGGTTACAGAAATATCGGAGAGGAGACTCACGCCATCGATTCAAGGCATTGGAACGGTTGAATCAAAAATCGTTGTAAATATTGCTTCGAAAATACCTGGGCGATTAATTTCAATTGACGTGGATCAAGGCGATACGGTCTCAAATGGACAGGTTTTAGCGACGCTCGAAGATTCTGAATTACGGGCTGAAATGGAGCGTGCCGAATCCACATTGCAGCGTTCAAGGTCAACTGCGGAAGTTCGTCGGGCGGAGATTCAACGGGCGCTATCCGCCGTTGAAGTTCAGCGAGCATCTGTTCAACGAATAATGACTAATAGGGAAGTTCCAAGAGCGTCTTTGCGTCGGGCGAAATCTGCCGTAACCTCATTCGATTCAACCATTTCAAAATTGCGCACTCTTCGCTTACAAGCACAAAACAACGCTAATCGGTGGCAAAAACTTTATCAATCCGGCGATGTTTCAAAAATGGAATTGGAAGAACGTCTGACGCAGCAGAAAGCCGCTGACGATGATGTAAAAAATGCCGAAGCTCAACGAAATACAGCATTGGAAGATGTGAAAAACATCGAGGCTCAAATCAATACAGTCGGCGAAGATGTTAAGCAGGCTCAAGCCCAACTGAAAGTTGCAAATGACGATGTCGCAACGCTAAGAACCGGGTTGAAAGTAATTGAGCAAGATATAAGTGTTGCCGAAGCTGCACTTGCATCAGCAGATGCGCGGAAATCTGAAGGTGTGATCGTCAGTCAAATAAGCGGATATGTGGTCAGTCGTGAACTAGAACCCGGTGCAGTAGTAAATCCCGGAACCCCGATACTCAAAATTGCCGACCCAACAACAATTTGGGCGACTGTTTTTATTGATGAAAGCAATTCAAACTCTTTTGAAGTTGGTGATCTTGCCGAAATTACTTTGCGTTCGATGCAGACGGGGAATGTACAGGGAAGAGTAACACGGATTCAGCGTGAAAGTGATCGCGTAACCGAACAAATTGCCGTTGATATTTCGTTTGAGCGAATACCCGAACATATCAGGCTTGGCGAACAGCTAGAAGCAATAATTCGACCAAAAACAAGGACTTTGAAGGTTATTCCCGCATCTGCATTGATTCGCTCAAAAGAAGGAATCGGCGTTTGGCTGGTGATTGAAAATCGTTTGCAGTTTAGAAAAATACAAACTGGAATGGTTGATGCAAGCGGCTGGGCGGAAGTGATTTCAGGACTTGATAGTGGAGATAAGGTTGTCGTTTCGCCGGGTAAATTATCCGATTTGAGCAATGAAGGTCGGCGAGTTTCAAGCGCTGCCGAAGAAAGTAAAGAAGAGCCGCAGGTGAAACAATGA